The Mycolicibacterium parafortuitum nucleotide sequence CCGGACCGCCGCCATCACGGGCGCGTTCGTCGCGCTGTCGGACGCGGTGACCTACCTCGGTGCGGCGGGCAAGCTGTCGGATCCGCGGCCCCTGTCGTGTGCGATCGCCGCGGTCAGCGTCGGTGTGGTCGACGGACGGGTGCGCGTCGACCTGCCCTACAGCGAGGATTCGCGCGCCGAGGTCGACATGAACGTCGTCGCCACCGATACCGGGACGCTTGTCGAGATCCAGGGCACCGGCGAGGGAGCGACGTTCCCACGCTCGACCCTGGACAAGATGCTCGATGCCGCGATGGCGGCGTGCGACGAGCTCTTCGAGATCCAGCGCAAGGCGCTGGAACTGCCGTATCCCGGGACGCTGCCCGAGTCCGGCGAGCCCCCGAAGAAAGCGTTCGGAAGCTGAGCCGGCTCCTCGTCGCGTCCCGCAATGTGAAGAAGCTCGCCGAGCTGCGTCGCGTGCTCGACGCGGCGGGATTGTCGGGACTGACGCTGCTGTCCCTCGACGACGT carries:
- the rph gene encoding ribonuclease PH, with the protein product MSRREDGRLDDELRPVSITRGFTTHPAGSVLVEFGQTRVMCTASVTEGVPRWRKGSGQGWLTAEYAMLPAATHDRSDRESVKGRVGGRTQEISRLVGRSLRACIDLAALGENTIAIDCDVLQADGGTRTAAITGAFVALSDAVTYLGAAGKLSDPRPLSCAIAAVSVGVVDGRVRVDLPYSEDSRAEVDMNVVATDTGTLVEIQGTGEGATFPRSTLDKMLDAAMAACDELFEIQRKALELPYPGTLPESGEPPKKAFGS